One stretch of Chiroxiphia lanceolata isolate bChiLan1 chromosome 1, bChiLan1.pri, whole genome shotgun sequence DNA includes these proteins:
- the LOC116789514 gene encoding tigger transposable element-derived protein 5-like, producing MSLRRAYSIKDKLQAIERVKKGERQASVCRAFGVPGGTLRGWLKDEAKLRWFLEQLGGEVGTQRKKMRLANEEEIDRAVYAWFLALRQHGIPLSGPLIQAQAEAFARQIYGPECTFKASHGWFWRWQKRHGISSQRIYGEGGAAAEPERAPAARAEALPDAGGYGDEQIYNANVTRLFWKLLPGGVPAGSARPRRRGERVTVLLAANLTGAHKLKPLVVGGLRDPASLRHHNQEKFPACYRYSREAALAPALLRAWFFEDFVPGVKRYLRRSCLQQKAVLLLSSAPARCGSGREDSPPLQTPDGSIRALFLSKAPAGSGSAGAGGRIPVPLEQGVVLAFKQLYKRELLRLAVSCGGPGGPGDFVRSFLLKDMLYLAGLSWDLIPPGSIEKCWLLGLRAAFEPHPGEEERGEPPGAGQEGGGGDSKVFSDLTHLAALAFKRLAPEEVSDWLHLDDAAPGTEEDEEDGEEDADEEGAEEDEEEEEAAGGRGGGEGGDPLLPTAREAIQGLETALRWLEGQDPREVGPLKLLQLRSLISTAQRLRRGRSPPA from the coding sequence ATGTCGCTTCGCCGCGCCTACTCCATCAAGGACAAGCTCCAGGCCATCGAGCGGGTGAAGAAGGGCGAGCGCCAGGCGTCGGTGTGCCGGGCCTTCGGGGTGCCGGGGGGCACCCTCCGGGGGTGGCTGAAGGACGAGGCGAAGCTGCGCTGGTTCCTGGAGCAGCTCGGGGGCGAGGTGGGCACCCAGCGCAAGAAGATGCGCTTGGCCAACGAGGAGGAGATCGACCGCGCCGTCTACGCCTGGTTCCTGGCGCTGCGCCAGCACGGCATCCCGCTCTCCGGGCCCCTCATCCAGGCGCAGGCGGAAGCCTTCGCCCGCCAGATCTACGGGCCGGAATGTACCTTCAAGGCGAGCCACGGCTGGTTCTGGCGCTGGCAGAAGCGCCACGGCATCTCCAGCCAGCGCATCTACGGCGAGGGCGGCGCGGCCGCCGAGCCCGAGCGTGCCCCGGCCGCCCGCGCCGAGGCTCTACCTGACGCCGGGGGCTACGGCGACGAGCAGATCTACAACGCCAACGTCACCCGGCTCTTCTGGAAGCTTCTCCCCGGCGGCGTCCCAGCGGGTTcggcgcggccgcggcggcgcGGCGAGCGCGTCACGGTGCTGCTGGCCGCCAACTTGACCGGCGCCCACAAGCTCAAGCCGTTGGTGGTCGGGGGGCTCCGGGATCCCGCCAGCCTCCGGCATCACAATCAGGAGAAGTTCCCGGCGTGTTACCGCTACAGCCGCGAGGCCGCGCTGGCGCCGGCGCTGCTCCGGGCGTGGTTCTTCGAGGACTTCGTGCCGGGGGTCAAGCGGTACCTGCGGCggagctgcctccagcagaaggccgtgctgctgctcagctcgGCGCCGGCCCGCTGCGGCTCGGGCCGGGAGGATTCTCCGCCTCTGCAGACGCCCGACGGGTCCATCCGCGCGCTCTTCCTCTCCAAGGCTCCCGCCGGGAGCGGCTCTGCCGGAGCGGGAGGCCGGATCCCGGTGCCGCTGGAGCAGGGCGTGGTGTTGGCCTTCAAGCAGCTCTACAAGCGGGAGTTGCTGCGCTTGGCCGTGTCctgcggcggccccggcggccccggcgACTTCGTGAGGTCCTTCCTCCTCAAGGACATGCTGTACCTCGCCGGGCTCTCCTGGGATCTCATCCCGCCGGGATCCATCGAGAAGTGCTGGCTCCTGGGGCTGCGCGCGGCCTTCGAGCCGCATCCCGGCGAGGAGGAGCGCGGAGAACCCCCAGGAGcggggcaggaaggaggaggaggggacagcAAAGTCTTCAGCGACCTGACCCACCTGGCAGCACTGGCCTTCAAGCGCTTGGCTCCCGAGGAAGTGTCCGACTGGCTGCACTTGGATGACGCCGCTCCGGGCAcggaggaggatgaggaggacgGAGAAGAGGATGCGGACGAGGAAGGCGCCGAGGaagacgaggaggaggaggaagcagctggCGGCAGAGGCGGCGGGGAAGGAGGAGACCCGTTGCTTCCCACGGCTCGGGAAGCCATCCAGGGCCTGGAGACGGCGCTGCGGtggctggaggggcaggaccCCCGGGAAGTGGGGCCgctgaagctgctgcagctccgCTCCCTCATCTCCACGGCCCAGCGGCTGCGCCGCGGCCGCAGCCCCCCCGCCTAG